The following are from one region of the Nerophis ophidion isolate RoL-2023_Sa linkage group LG20, RoL_Noph_v1.0, whole genome shotgun sequence genome:
- the LOC133538787 gene encoding tubulin beta chain-like → MREIVHLQAGQCGNQIGAKFWEVISDEHGIDTTGSYHGDLSLQLDRINVYYNEASGGKYVPRAILVDLEPGTMDSVRSGPFGQIFRPDNFIFGQSGAGNNWAKGHYTEGAELVESVMDVVRKESEGCDCLQGFQLTHSLGGGTGSGLGTLLISKIREEYPDRIMNTFSVVPSPKVSDTVVEPYNATLSVHQLVENTDETYCIDNEALYDICFRTLKLTTPTYGDLNHLVSATMSGVTTCLRFPGQLNADLRKLAVNMVPFPRLHFFIPGFAPLTSRGSQQYRALTVPELTLQMFDSKNMMAACDPRHGRYLTVAAIFRGRMSMKEVDEQMLNVQNKNSSYFVEWIPNNVKTAVCDIPPRGLKMSATFIGNSTAIQELFKRISEQFTAMFRRKAFLHWYTGEGMDEMEFTEAESNMNDLVSEYQQYQDATIEEGEFDEEEDDEELA, encoded by the exons ATGCGTGAGATCGTTCATCTGCAGGCCGGACAATGTGGGAACCAGATTGGAGCAAAG TTCTGGGAGGTGATCAGTGATGAGCACGGCATCGACACAACAGGATCTTACCATGGAGACCTTTCCCTGCAACTGGACAGAATCAACGTGTACTACAATGAGGCTTCAG GAGGAAAATATGTCCCAAGGGCCATCTTGGTGGATTTGGAGCCAGGCACCATGGATTCTGTCCGATCCGGCCCCTTTGGTCAGATCTTTAGACCTGACAACTTTATCTTTG GTCAGAGCGGGGCAGGCAACAACTGGGCCAAGGGCCATTACACAGAGGGAGCTGAGCTAGTGGAATCCGTCATGGACGTGGTTAGGAAGGAGTCGGAGGGCTGTGACTGCCTGCAAGGGTTCCAGCTTACACACTCTTTGGGCGGCGGCACCGGCTCTGGATTGGGAACACTGCTCATCAGCAAGATCCGTGAGGAATACCCGGACCGCATCATGAACACCTTTAGTGTGGTGCCTTCACCCAAG GTGTCGGACACCGTGGTAGAGCCATACAACGCCACCCTGTCCGTCCACCAGCTTGTCGAGAACACAGACGAGACCTACTGCATCGATAACGAAGCCTTGTACGACATCTGCTTCCGAACCCTTAAACTAACCACACCCACCTACGGAGACCTCAACCACCTGGTTTCTGCCACCATGAGCGGCGTCACCACCTGCTTGCGTTTTCCGGGACAGCTCAACGCCGACCTCCGCAAGCTGGCCGTCAACATGGTGCCCTTCCCCCGACTGCACTTCTTCATCCCGGGCTTTGCCCCgctcaccagcagggggagccagCAGTACCGAGCCCTGACCGTGCCCGAGCTCACTCTACAGATGTTCGACTCCAAAAACATGATGGCCGCCTGCGACCCCCGCCACGGCCGCTACCTGACCGTGGCGGCCATTTTCCGCGGCCGCATGTCCATGAAGGAGGTGGACGAGCAGATGCTGAACGTGCAGAACAAAAACAGCAGCTACTTCGTGGAGTGGATTCCCAACAATGTCAAAACGGCCGTTTGCGACATCCCGCCCCGCGGCCTCAAGATGTCCGCCACCTTCATCGGTAACAGCACGGCCATCCAGGAGCTGTTCAAGCGCATCTCTGAGCAGTTCACCGCCATGTTCCGACGCAAGGCTTTCCTTCATTGGTACACGGGCGAGGGGATGGACGAGATGGAGTTTACTGAGGCAGAAAGCAACATGAACGACTTGGTGTCGGAGTACCAGCAGTACCAGGACGCCACCATTGAGGAAGGGGAATTTGACGAAGAGGAAGACGATGAAGAGTTGGCCTGA